The Clostridiales bacterium genome includes a window with the following:
- a CDS encoding prolipoprotein diacylglyceryl transferase: MAALIYPSIDPVIFAVGPVAVRWYGLAYVAGFVAGALVLRWLSRRWDVGLSDDDVVSALLWGAVGLLLGARVGYEVFYGLDRVLADPLSFFRIWEGGMSFHGGLIGLIIAGILLARRIGIPFLRLADMVAVGAPIGIFFGRIANFINAELWGRVTTAPWGMVFPGAGPLPRHPSQLYEAALEGVLLFAVLLVLARRRRADGFLLGAFLSLYAIARFFVEFVREPDAHLGAVLGWMTMGQLLTIPMLVAGTWLLVRAVRHGSSGQAQP; this comes from the coding sequence GTGGCGGCGCTGATCTATCCGTCGATCGACCCGGTGATCTTTGCCGTCGGCCCTGTTGCGGTGCGATGGTACGGTCTTGCGTACGTAGCCGGGTTCGTCGCGGGTGCGCTGGTGTTGCGGTGGCTCTCTCGTCGCTGGGACGTGGGACTGTCCGATGACGACGTGGTGAGCGCTCTTCTGTGGGGCGCGGTCGGCTTGTTGCTTGGCGCCCGCGTCGGCTACGAGGTTTTTTACGGCTTAGATCGCGTGTTGGCTGACCCGCTGTCGTTCTTCCGGATATGGGAGGGAGGGATGTCGTTTCACGGTGGGCTCATCGGACTCATCATCGCGGGCATTTTGCTCGCGCGACGCATCGGCATCCCATTCTTGCGACTTGCCGACATGGTGGCCGTAGGCGCGCCTATCGGTATCTTCTTTGGGCGGATCGCCAACTTCATCAATGCAGAGCTGTGGGGAAGGGTCACCACGGCACCGTGGGGCATGGTGTTTCCTGGTGCTGGTCCGCTGCCGAGACACCCATCCCAGCTCTATGAGGCCGCGCTCGAAGGGGTGCTGCTGTTCGCGGTGTTGCTCGTGTTGGCGCGCCGTCGCCGAGCCGACGGATTTTTACTCGGCGCGTTTTTGTCGCTGTACGCGATTGCACGGTTCTTCGTGGAGTTTGTGCGAGAACCGGACGCTCATCTGGGAGCCGTTCTCGGCTGGATGACGATGGGACAACTTTTGACGATCCCGATGTTAGTCGCGGGAACGTGGCTCCTCGTGCGAGCCGTGCGGCACGGCAGCAGCGGTCAGGCTCAGCCGTGA